A single region of the Govania unica genome encodes:
- the aspS gene encoding aspartate--tRNA ligase produces MHRYRSHTCNDLNRANVGETARISGWVHRKRDHGNLLFIDLRDHYGLTQVVMDSESPAFKLAESLRTESVITVTGKVVARSADTINPNLPTGEIELQAAEVEVQGAAQELPMPVFGDNEYPEEIRLKYRFLDLRRERLHKNIVLRSKVISSIRTRMVDQGFLEYQTPILTASSPEGARDFLVPSRIHPGKFYALPQAPQQFKQLLMVAGFDRYFQIAPCFRDEDARADRSPGEFYQLDFEMSFVTQEDVFAAIEPVLAGIFEEFSSKEISKPPFRRIPFRESMLKYGNDKPDLRNPILISDVTEVFRGSDFGIFAKAVDAGAVVRAIPAPGAGAHARSFFDKMNDWARAAGYAGLGYAIFKDGEVKGPIASKLDASRIAKLQELTGVKDGDGVFFACGKEADAAKLAGEARTRVGTDLDLIDQNRFEFCWIVDFPMYEYNEQDKKIDFSHNPFSMPQGGMEALLEKDPLDILAYQYDIVCNGIELSSGAIRNHRPDIMLKAFEIAGYSNDEVEEKFSGMLNAFRYGAPPHGGSAPGIDRMVMLIADEPNIREVILFPMNQQAQDLMMGAPGEVTPKQLRELNLRVVLPDPKK; encoded by the coding sequence ATGCATCGCTATCGCTCCCATACCTGCAACGACCTCAACCGCGCCAATGTGGGTGAAACCGCGCGGATTTCGGGCTGGGTCCATCGCAAACGCGACCATGGCAATCTGTTGTTCATCGACTTGCGCGACCATTACGGTCTGACGCAGGTGGTGATGGACAGCGAAAGCCCGGCCTTCAAACTGGCTGAAAGCCTGCGCACGGAAAGCGTCATCACGGTTACCGGCAAGGTCGTCGCCCGTTCGGCCGACACCATCAATCCAAACCTGCCCACTGGCGAGATCGAGCTTCAGGCCGCCGAGGTCGAAGTTCAGGGCGCGGCGCAGGAACTGCCCATGCCAGTGTTCGGCGATAATGAATATCCCGAAGAGATTCGCCTCAAATACCGTTTCCTCGACCTGCGGCGGGAGCGTCTGCACAAGAATATCGTGCTCCGCTCCAAGGTCATTTCCTCGATCCGCACGCGCATGGTCGATCAGGGGTTTCTTGAATATCAGACCCCGATCCTGACCGCGTCCTCACCTGAAGGCGCTCGCGACTTTCTCGTGCCAAGCCGCATACATCCCGGCAAGTTCTATGCCCTGCCGCAAGCGCCGCAGCAGTTCAAACAGTTGCTGATGGTGGCCGGGTTCGACCGCTATTTCCAGATCGCTCCCTGTTTCCGCGACGAAGATGCCCGCGCCGACCGCAGCCCGGGGGAGTTCTATCAGCTCGACTTCGAGATGAGCTTTGTCACCCAGGAAGATGTTTTCGCCGCCATCGAACCGGTGCTCGCCGGGATTTTCGAGGAATTTTCCAGCAAGGAAATTTCAAAGCCGCCCTTCCGTCGCATCCCGTTCCGCGAGTCCATGCTGAAATACGGCAATGACAAGCCGGATCTGCGCAATCCGATCCTCATTTCCGACGTGACCGAAGTGTTCCGCGGCTCCGACTTCGGCATCTTCGCCAAGGCCGTGGACGCCGGTGCGGTCGTGCGCGCCATCCCGGCACCGGGCGCGGGCGCCCATGCCCGCAGCTTCTTTGACAAGATGAACGACTGGGCTCGCGCCGCAGGTTATGCCGGTCTCGGCTATGCCATTTTCAAGGACGGCGAAGTTAAGGGCCCCATCGCCTCGAAACTGGATGCCTCGCGTATCGCCAAGTTGCAGGAACTGACCGGCGTCAAGGACGGCGACGGCGTATTCTTCGCCTGTGGCAAGGAAGCTGACGCAGCGAAACTCGCCGGTGAAGCCCGCACCCGCGTCGGTACTGATCTTGACCTGATCGATCAGAACCGCTTCGAGTTCTGCTGGATCGTTGATTTCCCGATGTATGAATATAACGAGCAGGACAAAAAGATCGATTTCAGCCACAACCCGTTCTCGATGCCGCAGGGTGGCATGGAAGCGTTGCTGGAAAAAGATCCGCTCGACATTCTTGCCTATCAATATGACATCGTCTGCAATGGTATTGAATTGTCGTCAGGCGCGATCCGCAACCATCGTCCAGACATCATGCTGAAAGCCTTTGAAATCGCAGGCTACAGCAATGATGAAGTCGAAGAAAAATTCTCCGGCATGCTCAATGCCTTCCGCTATGGCGCACCGCCCCATGGTGGCTCGGCTCCCGGCATCGACCGCATGGTCATGCTGATTGCCGACGAACCCAACATCCGCGAAGTCATCCTGTTCCCCATGAACCAGCAGGCACAGGACCTGATGATGGGCGCACCGGGCGAGGTCACCCCGAAACAGCTGCGCGAACTCAACCTCCGCGTGGTGTTGCCAGACCCGAAGAAATAG
- a CDS encoding protein adenylyltransferase SelO family protein yields the protein MPVSADYRPEAALLTLGDGFYDLVAAAAFPQHVLRFRNDRAAASIGLDGLSDAEWIAHFGRFEPLPDTLPGPLSLRYHGHQFRTYNPDLGDGRGFSFAQMRERGTGRLLELGTKGSGQTPWSRSGDGRLTLKGGLREILATEMLEAQGVTTSKSLSLIETGEALQRGDEPSPTRSSVLVRLGYSHVRIGTFQRQAFYQDAARIQELLDYCRRWLIPDFQTADEFLHIVIGNVARMGAEWMAAGFVHGVLNTDNTNIMGESFDYGPWRWLPTLDPNFTAAYFDHSGLYSFGRQLEALYWNLQRLAECLLLVGDRDKLVRALQDFPLIMDRELRAAYLRRLGVRSRGETEDDDLLRDFNGFLHASQVGYEQAFFDWQGGVLSADRAAASPEAQTYAGEAFATFRQRLEGYEAVDPARLNHDYFKGARPESMLIDEVESLWAPIALEDDWSAFYAKLDRVAGMRVAYGG from the coding sequence ATGCCCGTCTCTGCTGATTACCGCCCGGAAGCGGCGCTTTTGACCCTTGGCGATGGGTTTTACGACCTGGTGGCGGCGGCCGCGTTTCCGCAGCATGTCTTGCGATTCCGCAATGACCGGGCGGCGGCCAGCATCGGGCTTGACGGCCTGAGCGACGCCGAATGGATCGCCCATTTCGGCCGGTTCGAGCCGCTGCCTGACACCCTGCCCGGGCCGCTGTCGCTCCGATATCACGGGCATCAGTTCCGCACCTATAACCCCGATCTTGGCGACGGGCGCGGATTCAGCTTTGCCCAGATGCGGGAACGCGGCACCGGCCGCCTGCTGGAACTTGGCACCAAGGGCAGCGGCCAGACGCCCTGGTCGCGGTCGGGCGATGGGCGGCTGACGTTGAAAGGCGGCCTGCGGGAGATTCTGGCGACGGAGATGCTGGAGGCGCAGGGCGTCACGACGTCGAAAAGCCTCAGTCTGATTGAAACCGGGGAAGCCTTGCAGCGCGGAGACGAGCCCTCGCCCACGCGGTCGAGCGTGCTGGTGCGGCTTGGATATTCGCATGTGCGCATTGGAACCTTTCAGCGCCAGGCGTTTTATCAGGATGCGGCGCGCATTCAGGAATTGCTGGACTATTGCCGCCGCTGGCTCATCCCGGATTTTCAGACGGCGGACGAATTTCTCCATATCGTGATCGGCAATGTGGCGCGCATGGGCGCGGAATGGATGGCCGCCGGATTCGTGCATGGGGTTTTGAATACCGACAACACCAATATCATGGGCGAAAGTTTCGATTATGGGCCGTGGCGCTGGTTGCCGACGCTCGATCCGAATTTTACCGCCGCTTATTTCGATCATAGCGGGCTTTACAGCTTTGGCCGCCAGTTGGAAGCGCTTTACTGGAACCTGCAACGGCTGGCGGAATGCCTGTTGCTGGTGGGTGACCGCGACAAGCTCGTGCGTGCCTTGCAGGATTTTCCGCTGATCATGGACCGGGAACTGCGCGCGGCCTATCTGCGGCGGCTTGGGGTGCGGTCACGCGGGGAGACGGAGGACGACGATCTGTTGCGCGATTTTAATGGCTTCCTCCATGCGTCTCAAGTTGGCTATGAACAGGCCTTTTTCGACTGGCAGGGCGGGGTTCTGAGCGCCGACCGCGCCGCCGCGAGCCCCGAAGCGCAGACCTATGCGGGCGAGGCCTTTGCCACCTTCCGGCAGCGGCTTGAGGGCTACGAGGCTGTGGACCCGGCGCGGCTGAACCATGATTATTTCAAAGGGGCGCGGCCCGAGAGCATGTTGATTGATGAAGTCGAATCACTTTGGGCGCCCATCGCACTTGAGGACGATTGGAGCGCGTTTTATGCCAAGCTCGACCGTGTCGCCGGGATGCGGGTCGCTTATGGTGGCTAG